The Natrinema pellirubrum DSM 15624 region AGAAGGGGAGTCCGCCCTCGGCGTAGACGCTGGCCAGCAGGATCTGCGGGCCACAGCCGGGGATCAGCCCGACTGCCGCGCCGCCGATCGGCGCGAGGATACCGGCCGTCGCCGCGAGCGTCGCGACGTTGACCCCGCTGAAGAGGACGAAGTACTCGTAGACGAGGAAGGCCACCAGCACCCAGACGGTGACGAAACTCGTCTCCATCGCCGCGTGGGTAAGCGTATCATAGACCGACAGGAAGGAGTCTCGAGCCCGCGCGATCTCCCCCTCGCCGACGTAGTGGCGGCCGATCAGGTAGAGGTACAGCGACAGGACCGCACCGGCGATCCCGGTGACGGTAAAGAGTCCGTCGAAGCCGAGCCCAGCGACGAGCGCGACCTCGGGGCCGCCCCGAAGCAGGTAGAGGCTGCCCAGCACGAGTCCCACGACGGCTGCGATCCACCACAGGACGTGTGCGAGATGGGACAGCGGCGTGAGGACTCGAGAGTGGCGATCGGGACCGCTCTCGTGGGCGTGGGTCGGGGCGGGACCGCCGTAGTCGTGGGCCGGGTTAGGACCGACGCCGCCGTTGACGACGGTGCCGCCGTCCGGCGTCGCGGCGGGTGAGAGCCGGGCGACCGCGGCGTCGACCCGCGAGACGCCCAGCCCGACGGAGTCGACGAGGTAGCCGGTCGCGACCGACGCGGCGAACGCGATGGCGTAGGTGTACAGCGCGGCTTCGGGTGCGAGCGCGAGGATGACAAAGGCCGAGTCGCCCGCCGTCGCGCCCAGCGTCGCCACGACGGTCCCGAAGCTGACGGTGCCACGAACGTACAGCGGCATCACGACGATCGCGCCGCCACAGCCAGGCGTCAGTCCCAGCAGCCCGCCGAAGGCGACCTGTAGCCGCTCGTTACCTTCGATAGCACCGATCACGGCCCCGTCGGTCCAGTACTGGACCAATCCGAACGCGAGTACCGTGACCGCGACGAACGCACTCACCTGTACGTAGCCGTCCCGCAACGACTCGAGGAGAACCGTCAGGACATCGTTCACGCGACCTCACCCCTGCTGTGGGGCCGATCGACCGAAAGATTAGACATCTCTAAACCTAGGTTTAGCACCATCAGGTAAATAGCTGCTGGTGGCGACAGTCGGGCTGTGACGGCGGCTCGAGGCAGCCGCTGCGCGGGAGGATGAACGGTGGCGGTCGAAAACGGAGCGGGCGAGAAACGGAGTCGAGACGGCCCCGATCCCGACGGCGTCGTCGCTATTCGCGGTCGTCCCGATGGTGGTCGTCCCGGAGGTGTTCGATCGCGTGGAGTTCGACGACGGGGACGACCTTAGAGACGGTCAGGAAGATAAGCGCAACCATGCCGATCGTCCCGAGGATCGACAGGACCTCGATCAGTCCCGGGACGTAATTGCCCGGGACGGCCCCGTAGATGTCGAACGTGGGGTGTAAGAAGCCCTCGACGACGAACAGCACTTTCTCCATGATCGTCGCAGTGAGGACCGCGAAGCCGGAGAGGATAGCTCGTCGCTTGGTAAACAGCGTCGGGCGAATCGCCTGGGCGAAGATATACGACAGCGTCACGAAGACCAGCGACATCGACGTGAGGTAGATGGAGTTCGTGGCTCTGGCGAACGCTGCGATCGTCAGGTCGAGGGGGGCCTGGAACAGGCCGGTAATGTTCTGCTGGAGTTGCAGCCACAGGAAGAGCAGACAGAAGAAGCCGAGCCAGAGGAGCAGTCCACGGAAGATGTCGTCGGTAATGATGTGATCCCAGTCGTACGCGCGTCGGAACGAATAGGCGAGGATAATGACGCCGCTGATGGCCGACGTAAGTGCGATGGTAAGGAACTGCGGCCCCTGGACGCCGCCGAACCAGGTCGGATAGTTCGGCAACACGGCGAACAGCCACGGGATCACGCCGCCATGGAGGAGCAGTGGGGCCATGATGATGATCGCGAGCGCGAGCCACCAGACCATCCGCTCGACGATCGCGTCCTCTTTTTCGGTGTAGCCGATCGTCATGAACCGGTAGATCGGATCCAGGCGATCCGGAAGGTCATCACGGAGCCGGCTGACGTCGTACCGCAGCGTCAGCGAGAGATAGGTCGCCGTCAACACGAAATAGGCCGTGATGACGGTCACGTCCCACACCAGCGGCGAGCCGTGGATCGTGATGTGGTAGTGGCCGATGACGCTCGTAACCATTCGGTCCGGCCGACCGAGGTGGACGATGATGTAAAAGCCGGCCGCGGAGAGGCCGGCGATGGTCAGCAGTTCGGCGAGGCGGGCGACCGGCATGTACCGATCCATCCCCAACAGGCGGACGGCAGCCGAGAGGATGATCCCGCCGTGGGCGATGCCGACCCACCAGATGAACGCGCCGATGTAGATCCCCCACGTGGCGCCGCCGCCGCTTCCCCAGTCACCGAGGGCAGTGACGACCAACCCTTCCTGGAGCTGGTAGCCCCATCCGACGAGAAAGGCGAGAAACGCCAGCCCGGCGACGGCGACCATAATGAAGTACGTTGTCGATACCGACCCGATCGGCCGCAGAATGTCGGCCTCGCTCGGCGTTTTCGTTCCCATGTGCGACACTATCTCTCACTAGCGGCCCACTTGCATCCGTGCTATGAATTTGCAAGGACACTGTCGATCATCGCGGTCTCACCGGCCAAGCGGTGTGATCACAGCTCGAGCGTGTAGACGACTTCGCGTCGCTGCTTGCCGCCGATCTCGACGTCGTCTTCGCCGGTGGGCTCGAACCCGTGATCCTCGTAGAACTCGCGGCCGCCCTCGTTCGAGGCGAGGTCGATCGCCCGCATCCGCTCCATGTTGAAGTCCTGGAGGTCCTCGCGCAGCCGCTCGTAGAGCGCGGTGCCGATCCCCTCGCTCTGATGGTCGGGGTGGACGGACATGCGGAGGACATCGCCTTCGTCCTCGCTGACGACGCCGTGGGTGAAGCCGACGATGTCTCTGTCTTTCTCGGCGACGAGGAACGCGGTGCCGGGTTTCGACAGCGCCATCTCGAGGGCCTCGTCGCCGTACCACTCGTCGATGGTCTCGTCGATGGTGTCGGCGTCGAGTTCGTCGTAGGTGTCGTGCCAGGTCGCCCGGGCGACGCGTCTGATCGCCGATCGGTCCTCGCGGGTGGCTGGTCGGAGTTCCATACCGTGACTACGATAGCGAGTAACAAAGCCCTTCCACCCGCTCAGTTAGGTCCCCTCGTCGATCGGCTCGGCGGGTGGCTATATAGTAGCCGCTGAAAGTCATTGCACACCTGATCGAACGACGGCGTTGCGATCAGTGTGTGAACCGTTTCAGCGGCGACTATAGTTCGAGCGTGTAGACCGCTTCGGGGTAGTACTCGCCGTCGATCTCGACCTCGCCCTCGTCGGTCTGCTCGAAGCCCAGCCCCTCGTAGAACCGGCGGCTGGCGTCGTTGAACGCGAAGTCGAACGAGCGGACTTCCTCGGCGTCGGTCTCCTCGAGGGTCGCCATCAGCCGCTCGTGAAGCGCCGAGCCGACCCCCTCGCCCTGGTGGTCGGGGTGGACGTACATCCGGAGGATGTCGGCGGTCTCGCCCTGTGCGACTGCATGGGTGAAGCCGACGAGTTCGTCGTCACGTTCTGCGACGAGAACGACCGTTCCGGGTGCCTCGAGCGGCATCGAGTCGTCGGTGTACCATGCGTCGACGGTCTCGTCGATGGTGTCGGCGTCGAGTTCGTCGTAGGTGTCGTGCCACGTCGCCCGAGCGACGGCCGTGATCGCGTCGAAATCGTCTTCCGTCGCGGATCGAACGTTCATACCACATCATCGAACGTGAGACATAAATAACTCGCTGACATGGCTGGGCCGGCGAGTATTGCCAAAACGGGCCGGCTTCACTCCCGCACGTCGAACCCCCGCTCGCGAAGCAGTTCCGGCACCCGGGAGCGGTGGTCGCCCTGGAGTTCGATGCGCCCCTCGTCGTCGGCGACCGTCCCACCGGTTCCCAGCGCGCTCTTCAGGTCCGAGGCGGTCGATTCGATCTCCGCTTTCGAGAGGTCGAACCCCTCGACGATCGTCACCGGCTTGTCGTACCGGCGGCTCTCCGTCCGGATCGACAGCACCTGCTGGGACGTCTCGAGGTCGCCCTGACTGTCGAGTTCGTCGAGCAGGTCGTCGAGGTCGTCGTCGTTGCCTGCCATACGGTATCATGGGGTCCGGCCGGGGGATAGCCCTGTCCTTGCCCTCGCAACGGGGTCGACGCGACCGCCGACGCGCCGGCCTACAGCCGCGATTTGATCGTCTCGGCCGTCTTCTCGCCGATCCCCTCGACGCTGCGAAGGTCTTCGAGGCTCGCCTCGCGGACGTTTTCGACACTGCCGAACCGCCCCAGCAACCGTTTGCGCGTCTCGGGACCGACTCCCTGCACGTCGTCTAACACCGTCGAGACCTCGTCGCGGACGGTCTGGTGGTACTGCACGGCAAAGCGGTGAGCCTCGTCGCGAACCCGCTGGAGCAGATGGAGGTGTGGTGCGTCGCTGGGCCACGAGAACGACCGCTCGGGCGTGACCACGCGCTCCTCGGCTTTCGCCAGCGCGACGGCCGGTACGTCCCAGCCCGTCTCGGCGAGTGCGTCGCGGGCCGCCTCGAGCTGGCCCTCGCCGCCGTCGATCAGCAGGAGGTCGGGATCGGGTCGGTCGTCCCGTCCCTCGACGGCGCGGGTCGCGCGCCACTCGAGCAGGGCCCGCATGTTATCGTAGTCGTCGTTCTGATCGGTGAGTTTCTTCCGCCGATAATCGGCCTTCTCGGCGCTGCCGTCGGCGAAGGTGACGTTACTGCCGACTGCCGCCGTTCCCTGGGCATGGCTCACGTCGAACCCCTCGATCCGGCTCGCCGAGTCGATCCCGAGGGCGTCGGCGAGCATGCCACACTCGTCGCGCCGACCCACGTTGCGCCGGGCGTTCTTCAGCGCGAGTTCGACTAGCTTGGCCTCCCGGCCCGCGCCCGGCACTCGGACCGAGACGCCCTCGGCTGCGAGCCACGCCGCGACTTCCTCGTCGCCGTGGCGCTCGGGTAGGAGAAGGGCATCGGGCAGTTCGCGCTCGGCGTAGTACTGGACGAGAAACGCCGACAGCACCGCGGGAACGCCCTCGCCGACCGCGCTATCGCTTCCCGCGGAGCCGGGGGCCTCGAGCGTGTGGCGGTCCCGGTCGACCAGCTTGCCGTCCTCGGCACGCAGACGGGCGACGGTGGCGTCCTCGCCCTCGATCGCGACGCCCAGCACGTCGACGCCCCGCTCGTCGCCGACCGACTGGACGGCCTCGCCGCCCTCGCCGTGGAACGCCGCGACGGTCTCGAGTCGGTCCCGCAGGTTCGCCGCGCGCTCGAAGTGCTGCTCCTCGGCGGCGGCCTCCATCTCGCGGCGCAGCGGGTCCGCGAGGATCCCGGTCTCGCCCTCGAGGAACCGCTCGATGGCGGTGACGTCCTCGCGGTAGCTCTCGATATCGATCTCGCGGGTGCAGGGTGCGGTACAGAGCCCCATCTCGTAGTCGAGACACGGCCGGTCCCGACCCGAGTACTTGTGATCCGAACACCCCCGCACTCCGTAGGTTTCCCGCAGGGCCTTCACGACCGTCTCGACCTGCGTCTTGCTGGTGTAGGGCCCGAATACCGTCGCCGACTCGCTGGGATCACGGGTAATTTCGATCCGCGGGGCCTCGTGGTCGGTCAACTGGACCATCGGGTAGGACTTGTCGTCCTTGAGCCGGACGTTGTAGCGGGGCTGGTGGCGCTTGATCAGGTTCGCCTCGAGCAGTAGGGCCTGGGTCTCGGTGTCGGTGACCGCGATCTCGACGCCGTCGGCCCGATCGACCATCCGTCGGATCCGCGCGCTGCGCGGGTCGGCGTAGGACCGCACCCGGTCGCGCAGATCGACGGCTTTCCCGACGTAGAGGGTGGTCTCCCCGTCCCGGAACTGGTAGACGCCGGGCTCGCGGGGCAACGATCCGGCGCGCTCGCGAACCCCATCGGCTTCCATCGGCGGCCCTATGGAGGCAGGGAATTTCAGCCTGACTCCTCGCCGGCCGCTTCGTGTCCCTCGCTCCGACCGCCGCCCCCGTCGACCGGCTCCGGTCGGATCGCCGCCTCGAGGTCGGCGACGACGCCGTCCTCGACCGCTGTGTCGGTGATGGGAACCGCGAGATCGGCCCCGCCGCTGACCCGGATCACCAGTCGTCGCGACCGCGAGCGGACGTAGCCCACAGCGAAAACGACCGCAAAGAGCAGCGCGGTGAGGGCGAGCGCGACCGCGCCCCACTCGAGGACGAGCAGTGCCGTCCCGACGCCCTCGCGGACGGCTCCAGCGAGGTCGGACACCGGCGGGAGGGCCGGCGCGGACGGGAGCCCGACCGGCACGAGATCGCCGAGAGTCGCCCGCGACGCCTCCAGCAGGCCAACGCCGACGACCGCCGCGGCGAGTGACAGGACGAGCCACGCGAGTCGGTCGGTCGACTCGACGGTCACCGTGCCGACGTTCGGTCGATCGACGGCGCGGAAGTTCCGGCCGTCTCGGTCGGGAGTGAACGCCAGCAGCCGACGGTTCGTGACGACGAGCGTCGCCGCCTCGAGGTCGACGCGGTGGTCGATCCGCTCGCCGTCGTCACACAACTGCTCGACGCGCTCGGTCCACGCGGTGGCCCGATCGCCCTGCGCTCTGGCCATCGGTCGCCGCTCCCAGCCCGCGGCCCAAGTACGTCGGACTCCGTTCACGCGAGTAGGGTGCGCCTTCCGAGCCGCTCGAACACGGTACATTCTCGGTCGTCGGGGGACAACCCGATGCGTATGAGTGACTCGACGGTACAGTGCTGGCTCGTCGAACGGGAACTGGGCGACCGCGACTTCGTCACGCTCGTCTACGCGACGCCGGACGGCTCGCGCTACCAGCAACGACAGCGCTCCTCGACGGCGCTGCGGACCGGCGCGACCGTCACCGCGGCCACCGAGGTCCCTGAGGACGAACTCGAGCCGGTGCCCGACGAGGAGACCCGCACGCGTTACGCGACGGAGGTCGACCGGACCGCGGACAAATACGATCCCGACGACCCGATCTGACCCTCTCTCCGCCACCAAAACGTGGGAAATAAGGGTACAGTACGGCTGTCGCGGCCGATATGGTCCTTTGTGGGCAGACTCCTGATGTCACAAACCTTATCGGGAAACGCTGCGACCACACGGCCATGCCCGCTATCACAGTCGACGAACTGACCAAACGCTTCGGTCAGACCCTCGCGCTCGAGGACCTCTCCTTCGAGGTCGAAGAGGGCGAGGTGTTCGGCTTCCTCGGTCCCAACGGTGCTGGCAAGTCGACGACGATCAACGTCATCCTGGACTTCGCCCGGCCGACCGCGGGCGAGGTCAGCGTCCTCGGCATGGACGCCCAGCACAACAGCCGCGAGATCCGGCGTCGAACCGGCGTCCTCCCCGAAGGCGTCGAACTCTACGACCGCCTGACCGCCCGCCAACACCTCGAGTTCGCCATCGAGTCGAAAGACGCCGACGAGGATCCTGAGACGCTGCTCGAACGCGTCGGGCTGGTCGACGCGATCGACCGGAAGGCCGGCGGCTACTCGAAGGGGATGGCCCAGCGACTCATGCTCGCGATGGCGCTTGTCGGCGAGCCCGATCTGCTCATCCTCGACGAGCCCTCCACCGGCCTCGACCCCAACGGGGCCCGCGAGATGCGCGAGATCGTCCGCGAGGAAAACGAACGCGGCGCGACCGTCTTCTTCTCGAGCCACATCATGGAGCAGGTCGAGGCGGTCTGTGACCGCGTCGGCATCCTGCGCGACGGCCGGATGGTCGCCGAAGACTCCGTCGAGGGACTGCGCGACTCCGTCGAGGGCGGCACGACCCTTCGGGTCACCGTCGACCGGATCGACGACGACGCCCTCCAGGCCGTCCGGTCGCTGCCCGACGTAAGCGACGCCACCGTCGAGGGACGCGAGCCGCCGACGGTCGTCGTCACCGTCGACGGCTCGAAGACGGCCGTCCTCTCGGCGCTCGAGGACCGCGGCATCGAGATCCGTGACTTCGAGACGACCGAGGCGTCGCTCGAGGACGTCTTCCAGTCGTACACGACCGACGCTGGGACGGAGGTGCATGCTCGATGAGTTCCGAAACCGGGACGCCGGCGAAGTCGGCAGGCACGAGCGGGTCGGCCTCGAGTTCGATCAATCCAGAGAGCGTTCGTGCGGTCGCGAAGAAGGACTTCCAGGACGCCGTCCGCTCGTGGCTGTTCTGGGGGCTGTCCGTATTCTTCTTCACGATCCTCGTCGTCGTGACTGGGGCGCTCTCGTACTTCGGCGAGGACATCGCAGCGCAGGGAGCGACGACCGACATGCTGGTCGTCTTCGTCAGCCAGATCACGAAAGTCATCGTCCCCCTGATCGCGCTGGTACTGGGCTGGAAGTCGATCGCGGGCGAGCGCGAGTCCGGGAGCATCAAAGTCCTCCTCTCGCTGCCCCACTCCCGAAAGGACGTCCTGCTCGGGAAGCTGCTCGGACGGTCGGCCGTCCTCTCGCTGTCGCTGACGGTCGGCTTCGTCCTCGCCGCCGTCGTCGTCGCCGCGTTGCTCGGCGCCTTCGATATCGTCGACTACGCCGGACTGCTCGTGATGTCGATCATCTACGGCGTCGCTTACATGAGCATCGCCGTTGCGCTCTCGTCGCTGACGCGCTCGACGACCATCGCCGGAGCCGCGATGGGCAGCGTCTTCCTTATGTTCTACGGCGTCTGGAACGGTCTGGAGGGGGTCTTCAGACTGCTCGGCGAGCGCGACATCCTCTTTTTCGATACCGTCACGTACACGGTTGAGTCGGGGGGACGGACCTTCGAACTCACCCGACCCGAAGATTGGGCGTACTTCGTCCTGAATCTCGACCCCGGACAGGCGTACAGTAACGGGCTGACGCTGCTGACGGACGTCGAGGCGCTCGAGCAACAGTCCGCGGTCAGCGCCGAGATGTTCGGCGGCGAGTTACCCATCTTCCTGCAGGACTGGTTCTCGTTCCTGATCCTCCTGTTCTGGGTCGTCGTCCCGCTCGCGATCGCGCTCTACCGGTTCGACCGCGTCGACATCTGATCGGCGGACGGCAGCGGTCCCATTCTCTCGGTCGGCTCCCGTTCGGGAGAGCGATTTATCGTACCCGCCGTGATACCCCCGTCCGTGACCGACTGCATCTTCTACGGCGGCAAGGGCGGCGTCGGGAAGACGACCTGTGCGGCCGCGACGGCCCTTCGGCTCGCCGACGCGGGCCGAGACACGCTCGTCGTCTCGACCGACCCTGCCCACTCGCTGTCGGACTCGCTCGAGACCGATCTCGGTCCCGAGCCCCGCGAACTCGAGGCCGACGCGGCGGGGATCGACGCGGCGAGCGGGAGCCTGTGGGCCGTCGAGATCGACCCCGACGCGCGAACGGAGCGTTACGAACGGCTGGCACGGGCGCTGGCCGCGGACCTGCGCAGCGCCGGCATCCGGCTCGACGACGAGGAAGTCGGCCGGCTGTTCGCCGGCGGCGCGCCGGCCGGTAGCGACGAGATCGCGGCGCTGGACCTGCTCGTCGAGTACGTCGACGACGGCGACTGGGACGTCGTCGTCTTCGACACCGCGCCCACGGGCCACACCCTCCGGCTGTTCGACACGCCCGAGGTGATGGGGCTGGTCCTCGAGACGGCTCAGTCCCTCCGGGGACAGGCCAAACGGATCGGCGACGCCGCCCGGACGGCGGTGCTGGGCCCGATGTCGATGTTCGGGAGCGGCCGCGACGACGAGGAGAGCCTCGAGTCGTTCCGGGCCCGCCTCGAGCGCGCACGCCAACTACTGACCGATCCCGAGCGCACCGAGTTCCGGGTCGTCTTACTGCCGGAATCGATGGCGATCGCCGAGTCCGAGCGACTGGTGGCGACGCTGCGGGAGGCCGACGTGCGGGTCGACCGGCTCGTGGTCAATCGGGTGTTCGAGGACCCCGAGGACGGCTGTTCGCGGTGTCAGTCACGTCATGATCGACACCTCGAGCGGGTCGCGGAGATTCGAGAGACCTTTCCCGACTGCGAGGTCGTGACGCTGCCGGAGCGCGAGGGCGAAGTGCAGGGCCTCGAGACGCTGCTTTCGGTCGGAGACAGACTTCGAAGCGAACGGTGAGGTGCATCAGTCGCGGACCCAGTCACTGGTGGGCTCGTCGTTCGAGTGATCTCGATCGCTGGAGGGACTGAACCAAACCGGTGTCCGCGGGTCACACCAGTGAGATATTCTCGAACGTTTCCGGGGCTAGTATCGCAACTCCAAGCATGAAGAGGCCCATACCCAATGCGGACCCCACAGCGATGTAAATCGTAAATCGGAGATCGACCCAGCCTTCGACAACCCCGGTAACCAACGGAACGAGCAGCAGTGCAAGTATGCCGGGAACGGCTGCAAACAGAAGGAGGCGCTTTGTAATCCCTGTTTTTCCCATATTAGAACGATGTGGGTAAGTGACAATATGCTTGTCCGTGATTGTGGCTGGGTGCTTTACTCCGCATAGCACAACTAAGACCGACTCACAATTGGACAAATACCCCTCTAAAATACATGTCTCTCTGAGCGCAGCAGGCTGAAACGAGGTCCACTCTATAGTAGCCGCTGAAACGATTCACACACTGATCGCACTGTCCGCGGTTCTCGCTCACGTTGCTCGCTCCGAACCGCGCTCCTGTCGTGCGATCAGGTGTACAATGGCTTTCAGCGGCTACTATCGCTCTACGGACTCTCGGCGGGTCGCGTCCGCTGCCGGTCAGCCGATGTACCCTGATCCGGACCACCCCACGAAAGCGCTCGATGCGGTACCGATTTTCGCCCACAGACTTATGATGTCGGCGATTCGTCATTCGACCATGGCACGCTCGCTCGGACGGAACTCGTCCCCGCTGTTCACAGCGATCGGCGTTGCCGTCGCGCTCATTGCGATCGTCGGCACGCAGTTTCTCGGCTGGGAGTGGGGAGACGGTCGACTCGTGCCGACGGTCATCGGCGTCGTCGCCGTCGCGATCGCGGTCGTCGCGGTCCTCGCTCGTCGCGAGTGAGACGGCTGTCGTCGCCTCGAGGGACCGCTTGCTCGGTTCCGTCAGCACCGAGTTCAGCGCCCACCGAACCGGCGGCGCTCACTCGAGGTCGATCCCCTTCTCCGCGAGCAGGTCCCGGAACTCGCCCTCCTCGAGGATCGGGACGTCGTTGTCGCGCGCATCGCCCTGCTTCGTCGCACCCGGATTCTCGCCGGCGACGAGGTAGTCCGTGTTCCCCGAGACGCTGCCGGTCGCGTTGGCCCCGTGGGCCTCGACCGTTGCTTGGGCTTCGTCCCTAGTCACGCCCTCGAGCGAACCGGTGAAGACGAATGTCTGCCCCGCGAGTTCGTCCCCGCCGGTTTCGACGTCGACTTCCTGCGGTGAGACGTGATCGAGGACGGCGTCGACCACGGCTGCGTTGGCCTCGCTCGTAAAGAAGTCGTGGATCGTCTCGGCGACGGTCTCGCCCACGTCGTCGACGCCCTCGAGCCGTTCGGGCTCGCTTTCCGCGGCCTCGCGGAGGGCCGCGAAGGTACCGAACTCGCGGGCGAGTTCGCGGGCCGTCGTCGGGCCGACGAGGGGGATCCCGAGCGCGGAGACGAAGTCGGCGAGCGGCGGCTCGCGGCTGGCCGCGATCTCGGCGAGCAAGTTCTCGGCGCTTTGCTCGCCCCAGCCCTCGAGGTCGGTGAGGGCCTCGCGATCGAGTTCGTAGAGGTCCGCGACCGACTCGAGCAGGCCCGCGTCGACCAGTTGGCGGACGCTCTTTTCGCCGAGTCCCTCGAGGTCGAGGCCGTCGTCGCCCGCGTAGTACTCGATCGACCGACGAAGCTGGGCGTCACAGCCCAATCCACCGGTACAGAAGGCCATGGGGCCGTCGCGCTCGACGGGGCTGTCACAGACGGGACAGCGGTCGGGCAGTTCGTAGTGGCCCTCGCTGCCCTTCTCGAGGACTGCCTCGACGTAGGGGATCACGTCGCCGGCCCGCTGGACGCGAACCGTGTCGCCGATATTGACGTTTTTCTCGGCGATCTCCTCGGGGTTGTGCAGGCTCGCCCGCGAGACGGTGACGCCGCCGACATCGACCGGCTCGAGCAGGGCGACGGGGGTCAGCCGGCCTGTCCGGCCGACCTGGACCGCCACGTCGGCGATCGTCGTCACTTCCGCGCGTGCGGGGAACTTGTAGGCGAAGGCCCAGCGGTCGTGACGGGCCGTTCGCCCCAACTCTTCGCGGGCCTCGCGGTCGTCGACCTTGATCACGACGCCGTCGATCTCGTAGTCCAGGTCGTCGCGAGCCTCGAGCAGCCGGTCGCGGTAGTCGATCGCGTCCTCGATGTCTCCGACGACCTCGACGCGGTCGTTGGTCCGCAGCCCGTAGTCGGGGAACCGCTCGAGTTCATCCCGATGGCTGTCCGCGAGGTCGCTGGCCTCGAGGACGTCGAAGTAAAAGACCGCGAGCGGGCGCTCGGCGACGACGGTCGGATCGAGCTGGCGGATCGTGCCGGCGGTGGCGTTCCGCGGGTTGGCGAAGGGGTCCTCGCCGCGCTCGATGCGTTCGCGGTTGTACGCTTGGAAGGCGTCCTTGGGCATATAGACCTCGCCCCGGACCGCGAGGAACTCGGGGTAATCGCCGCGGAGCCGCTGCGGTACGGAGCCGATCG contains the following coding sequences:
- the ligA gene encoding NAD-dependent DNA ligase LigA → MPAADENEENPYLREPPTDFASIEDLSEDEATEQVELLREAVREHDRRYYVENDPIISDRTYDALFSRLRDLEAAFDLDHPDSPTRRVGGEPIESFDTVEHVAPMLSIEGSGEEEDIREFDERVRREVGDVDYVCEPKFDGVSMEVVYEDGRLERAVTRGDGREGDDVTENARTIGSVPQRLRGDYPEFLAVRGEVYMPKDAFQAYNRERIERGEDPFANPRNATAGTIRQLDPTVVAERPLAVFYFDVLEASDLADSHRDELERFPDYGLRTNDRVEVVGDIEDAIDYRDRLLEARDDLDYEIDGVVIKVDDREAREELGRTARHDRWAFAYKFPARAEVTTIADVAVQVGRTGRLTPVALLEPVDVGGVTVSRASLHNPEEIAEKNVNIGDTVRVQRAGDVIPYVEAVLEKGSEGHYELPDRCPVCDSPVERDGPMAFCTGGLGCDAQLRRSIEYYAGDDGLDLEGLGEKSVRQLVDAGLLESVADLYELDREALTDLEGWGEQSAENLLAEIAASREPPLADFVSALGIPLVGPTTARELAREFGTFAALREAAESEPERLEGVDDVGETVAETIHDFFTSEANAAVVDAVLDHVSPQEVDVETGGDELAGQTFVFTGSLEGVTRDEAQATVEAHGANATGSVSGNTDYLVAGENPGATKQGDARDNDVPILEEGEFRDLLAEKGIDLE